CTCGATTGGGGAGCGCATCTGGTCGATCAGGCTCTCAGACTTTACGGGCCAACAGTTGAAACCGTTTTTGCCGATTTGCAATATCGCTATCCCAAAGACAAGGCCGATGTTGAAGCTCTGGCTCTGATTCACCTGCGATTTGCAAACGGGGTGCGCTATTTTATTGAATTGGGCACCGCGTGGATGTATGCCAAGCCGCGCTATCATGTGCGCGGCGCGCTTGGAAGTTTTAGAAAATATGGCATAGACCCTCAAGAAGCGGCGATGAAGTCAGGGGTTTTTGGCGTACTCGTTCCGGAAGACCCTGCGCGTTATCAGCTGCGCGTCATCAATGATCGCGGACAAACAGTAGAGCACCCGGTGTCGCCCCTGTTTGGCAGCTATCGCACGTATTACGATAATGTGGGCGCAGCACTTGTACATGGGGAAGAATTGCTGGTCAAACCAGAGGAATGTCTGGAGGCCATTCGCGTGATTGATGCAATCAGGCTCTCGGCAGAACGAGAAGAGGTTGTCAAGCTGATATAGAAAAGGATATTTTATGGTGTGGGGCATTGTATTATTTGTCATTTTTACGGGTTGTTATCTCGGGCAATGTGTTTCTTCTGGCCTGGGTGACAAGCGCGGCTGGTCATTGCAGTGGATCTGTTGGCTGATCACGAGTTTGACAATTTTGATCTGCTATTTCATTGTTTAGGACCTCCATCGTGTTGTTTTGCGAATTAAAACGCCATCTCGACAAACCCGATGAAACATATATGTGCGATTTGGTCGCCCGCGGCACAGATTGGGTCGTCTTGTCCTATGTGTCAAATCAGGCCTGGGAAGTCGCTGGCACTCTCTTGCCTGCTGGTTCTCAAACGCTGGCTTTTTACCAAAGGGACGCCGCGCATGTTTTATGGCGAATGTGTGCCCCTTCAGGTGATCTGAAGGGGTATTTATTTCATATTTGTCGGAATGTGCGGGTGGAAGAACGCAGGGTCAGTTATCTGGACCTGCTTTTGGATATATGGGTAAGTTCAGATGGTGTTGTCGAAATCTTAGACCGGGAGGATGTAGATGTGTGTTATGGGAAATGCAAACTGTGTGAAGCCGATCTGAAAGCCATAGCGGCAGAAGAGAAACGGATTGTGACACACTGGCCCGTGCTGGTGCGCGAG
Above is a genomic segment from Gemmatimonadota bacterium containing:
- a CDS encoding Gfo/Idh/MocA family oxidoreductase — encoded protein: MIRVGLVGYGLGGKVFHAQLIQMAPDLELYAVCSRTLEKRQDAEADFPQIVTYDSFDALLDNDNIDLVVLATPHDTHAPMAIQAMDAGKHLVTDKIMCLNESEALAMIEASERNQVLLSVYQNRRWDGDFLTLQHILAEGILGDIYTIESNITTYGGPHVGWRAWKKYGGGRVLDWGAHLVDQALRLYGPTVETVFADLQYRYPKDKADVEALALIHLRFANGVRYFIELGTAWMYAKPRYHVRGALGSFRKYGIDPQEAAMKSGVFGVLVPEDPARYQLRVINDRGQTVEHPVSPLFGSYRTYYDNVGAALVHGEELLVKPEECLEAIRVIDAIRLSAEREEVVKLI
- a CDS encoding DUF402 domain-containing protein, producing MLFCELKRHLDKPDETYMCDLVARGTDWVVLSYVSNQAWEVAGTLLPAGSQTLAFYQRDAAHVLWRMCAPSGDLKGYLFHICRNVRVEERRVSYLDLLLDIWVSSDGVVEILDREDVDVCYGKCKLCEADLKAIAAEEKRIVTHWPVLVREMDALLSDL